In the Azospirillum formosense genome, one interval contains:
- a CDS encoding FAD-binding oxidoreductase, producing MSKDISGSNDTLTTGRPDFATAVLAPIHAIVGDRGLITDPGTMQPFMESWRDGWVGRSPAVVLPDSTEALAAVVRVCAQTRTPIVPQGGNTGLTGASQPHADGTEIVLSTNRLNRIREIDIDNDTMTVEAGCILANIQNAARDIGRLFPMSLAAEGSCQIGGNIATNAGGVQVVRYGNMRNLVAGLEVVLPDGRIWDGLRGLRKDNAGYDMKQIFIGSEGTLGIVTAAVLKLSPLPRATATALVAVSAPSDAVDLLTRAKGVAGDRIITFELIQRDCIDVARRHVPDVPDPLRDRYPWYVLVELADQDGGNRLMEMLEGILEAGMEAGEVLDGVVAASKAQADSLWRIREGIPEGQKREGVSFKHDVSVPISRVARFLDRANAALERECPGIRPFAFGHLGDGNIHFNPIQAEGGDPAEWKAKLATVNAIVHDIVVDLGGSISAEHGIGRLRIDEMPRYKSPVELDMMATLKRAFDPHNIMNPGKILRA from the coding sequence TTGTCCAAAGACATCTCGGGGTCCAACGACACCCTGACCACCGGGCGGCCGGACTTCGCGACGGCCGTGCTCGCCCCCATCCACGCCATCGTCGGCGACCGCGGGCTGATCACCGACCCCGGCACCATGCAGCCCTTCATGGAATCCTGGCGCGACGGCTGGGTCGGCCGCTCCCCCGCCGTGGTTCTGCCCGACAGCACCGAGGCGCTGGCCGCCGTGGTGCGCGTCTGCGCGCAGACGCGCACCCCCATCGTGCCCCAGGGCGGCAACACCGGCCTGACCGGGGCCAGCCAGCCGCACGCGGACGGGACGGAGATCGTCCTCTCCACCAACCGGCTGAACCGCATCCGCGAGATCGACATCGACAACGACACGATGACGGTGGAGGCCGGCTGCATCCTCGCCAACATCCAGAACGCGGCGCGCGACATCGGCCGTCTGTTCCCGATGAGCCTCGCCGCCGAGGGCTCCTGCCAGATCGGCGGCAACATCGCCACCAACGCCGGCGGCGTGCAGGTCGTGCGTTACGGCAACATGCGCAACCTCGTCGCCGGGCTGGAGGTGGTGCTGCCCGACGGGCGGATCTGGGACGGGCTGCGCGGGCTGCGCAAGGACAACGCCGGCTACGACATGAAGCAGATCTTCATCGGGTCGGAAGGCACGCTCGGCATCGTCACCGCCGCGGTGCTGAAGCTGTCGCCGCTGCCGCGCGCCACAGCCACGGCGCTGGTCGCGGTGTCGGCCCCCAGCGACGCCGTCGATCTGCTGACCCGCGCCAAGGGTGTCGCCGGCGACCGCATCATCACCTTCGAGCTGATCCAGCGCGACTGCATCGACGTCGCCCGCCGCCATGTGCCGGACGTGCCCGACCCGCTGCGCGACCGCTATCCCTGGTACGTGCTGGTCGAGCTGGCCGACCAGGACGGCGGCAACCGCCTGATGGAGATGCTGGAAGGCATTCTGGAAGCCGGAATGGAGGCCGGGGAGGTGCTGGACGGCGTCGTCGCCGCCTCCAAGGCCCAGGCCGATTCGCTGTGGCGCATCCGCGAAGGCATCCCGGAAGGCCAGAAGCGCGAGGGCGTGTCCTTCAAGCACGACGTGTCGGTGCCGATCTCCCGCGTGGCGCGCTTCCTCGACCGCGCCAACGCGGCGCTGGAGCGGGAATGCCCAGGCATCCGCCCCTTCGCCTTCGGCCATCTCGGCGACGGCAACATCCACTTCAACCCGATCCAGGCGGAGGGCGGCGACCCGGCCGAATGGAAGGCGAAGCTTGCGACGGTCAACGCCATCGTCCACGACATCGTGGTCGACCTTGGCGGCTCCATCTCCGCCGAGCATGGCATCGGGCGGCTGCGCATCGACGAGATGCCGCGCTACAAGTCCCCGGTCGAGCTGGACATGATGGCGACGCTGAAGCGCGCCTTCGATCCGCACAACATCATGAACCCCGGCAAGATCCTGCGCGCCTGA
- a CDS encoding aldehyde dehydrogenase family protein, translating into MSPASDRITNFIAGSWRPGRDRLDIFNPSNLDELAGSYSLAGADDVAEAVAAARAAQPQWRAATVEQRSLVLDAISRALFDRKDELARIAATEGGKTIPDALGEITRAAHLARFFAAEALRAPGETLGSVRPGVEVDVTREPVGVIGLVTPWNFPVATPMWKIAPALAFGNAVIWKPSEKTPGISIAVTRLIAEALEAHGMPASLFNLVIGAGPNVGAAVVDAVDAVSFTGSVNTGRRIAVRCAERMIRVQLELGGQNPLVVLGDADPERAAEIGVNSAYFHAGQRCTATGRFIVEDSVHDAFVAAMTERMAALRVGHALLPETQIGPVIDEFQLTKNLQYIDTGLKEGAQLASGGGRLDRPTRGWFLAPTLFTETSNAMTINREEVFGPVASVIRVKDYEEALAVANDTDYGLSSGIITNSMKHARHFQANIQAGMTMLNLPTAGVDYHVPFGGRKMSSYGPREQGRSAIEFYTIIKTAYRAL; encoded by the coding sequence ATGTCCCCCGCTTCCGATCGCATCACCAACTTCATCGCAGGCTCCTGGCGTCCGGGCCGCGACCGGCTCGACATCTTCAACCCGTCGAATCTGGACGAACTGGCCGGCTCCTACTCGCTGGCCGGCGCCGACGACGTGGCGGAGGCCGTCGCCGCGGCGCGCGCCGCCCAGCCGCAATGGCGCGCCGCCACGGTGGAGCAGCGCTCGCTGGTGCTCGACGCCATCTCCCGCGCGCTGTTCGACCGCAAGGACGAGCTGGCGCGCATCGCCGCGACCGAGGGCGGTAAGACCATCCCCGACGCGCTGGGCGAGATCACCCGCGCCGCCCACCTCGCCCGCTTCTTCGCCGCCGAGGCGCTGCGCGCGCCGGGCGAGACGCTGGGCTCGGTCCGGCCCGGCGTCGAGGTCGACGTGACGCGCGAGCCGGTCGGCGTCATCGGCCTCGTCACGCCCTGGAACTTCCCGGTCGCCACGCCGATGTGGAAGATCGCCCCGGCGCTGGCCTTCGGCAACGCGGTGATTTGGAAGCCGTCGGAGAAGACCCCCGGCATCTCCATCGCCGTCACCCGCCTCATCGCGGAGGCGCTGGAGGCCCACGGCATGCCCGCGAGCCTGTTCAATCTGGTGATCGGCGCCGGCCCCAACGTCGGCGCCGCCGTGGTCGATGCGGTGGACGCCGTGTCCTTCACCGGCTCCGTCAACACCGGGCGGCGCATCGCCGTGCGCTGCGCGGAGCGGATGATCCGCGTCCAGCTGGAGCTGGGCGGCCAGAATCCGCTGGTCGTGCTCGGCGACGCCGACCCGGAGCGCGCCGCCGAAATCGGCGTCAACAGCGCCTATTTCCACGCCGGCCAGCGCTGCACCGCCACCGGCCGCTTCATCGTCGAGGACTCCGTCCACGACGCCTTCGTCGCCGCGATGACGGAGCGCATGGCGGCGCTGCGCGTCGGCCACGCCCTGCTGCCGGAGACCCAGATCGGCCCGGTCATCGACGAGTTCCAGCTCACCAAGAACCTGCAATACATCGACACCGGCCTGAAGGAAGGCGCGCAGCTGGCCTCCGGCGGGGGGCGACTGGACCGGCCGACGCGCGGCTGGTTCCTCGCCCCGACGCTGTTCACCGAAACCAGCAACGCCATGACCATCAACCGGGAGGAGGTGTTCGGCCCGGTCGCCAGCGTCATCCGCGTCAAGGATTACGAGGAGGCCCTGGCTGTCGCCAACGACACCGACTACGGCCTGTCGTCGGGCATCATCACCAACTCGATGAAGCACGCCCGCCACTTCCAGGCCAACATCCAGGCCGGCATGACCATGCTGAACCTGCCGACGGCCGGCGTCGACTACCACGTCCCCTTCGGCGGCCGGAAGATGTCGAGCTACGGCCCGCGTGAGCAGGGACGCTCCGCCATCGAGTTCTACACCATCATCAAGACGGCCTATCGCGCGCTGTGA
- a CDS encoding 2-dehydropantoate 2-reductase → MRIAVVGAGAVGGALAGYLAATGRHELSLLARGAHLAAIRDGGLTVQTPQGTLNSRPRASDTAADLGPQDVVIVTVKGHGLPALAASFPALCGPDTLVVAAQNGIPWWYLYGASDGVTPEPLEVVDPGGAVWSAIGPERVAACVMEVLPARIVEPGTVAHTAMPVLAFGAPRPGDHAEKLAALADSFNAAGATARLPADIRVPLWSKLMLNMAVGPTSVLTGATMGAMEQAPGMAAVQGRLMRECLNVAHAWGVALPDDIDERLSRGSGVPGHKPSMLQDFEAGRSMEIDPIVTTVLELARRRGVPVPTIETLWALTALKERVARA, encoded by the coding sequence ATGCGCATCGCCGTCGTAGGAGCCGGGGCCGTGGGCGGCGCGCTGGCCGGGTATCTCGCCGCCACGGGCCGGCACGAGCTGTCGCTGCTGGCCCGCGGCGCCCATCTCGCGGCGATCCGCGACGGCGGGCTGACCGTGCAGACGCCGCAGGGGACGCTGAACAGCCGGCCGCGGGCCAGCGACACCGCCGCCGACCTCGGCCCGCAGGACGTGGTGATCGTCACGGTGAAGGGGCACGGGCTGCCGGCCCTCGCCGCGTCCTTCCCCGCCCTGTGCGGGCCGGACACGCTGGTGGTGGCGGCGCAGAACGGCATTCCCTGGTGGTACCTGTACGGCGCCAGCGACGGCGTGACGCCGGAGCCGCTGGAGGTGGTCGATCCCGGCGGCGCCGTCTGGTCGGCCATCGGGCCGGAGCGGGTCGCCGCCTGCGTGATGGAGGTGCTGCCCGCCCGCATCGTCGAGCCGGGCACCGTCGCCCACACCGCCATGCCGGTGCTGGCCTTCGGCGCCCCCCGGCCCGGCGATCACGCGGAGAAGCTGGCGGCCCTGGCCGACTCCTTCAACGCGGCGGGCGCCACCGCCCGCCTGCCCGCCGACATCCGCGTGCCGCTGTGGAGCAAGCTGATGCTTAACATGGCGGTCGGCCCGACCAGCGTGCTGACCGGCGCCACCATGGGCGCCATGGAGCAGGCTCCCGGCATGGCCGCCGTCCAGGGCCGGCTGATGCGCGAATGCCTGAACGTCGCCCATGCCTGGGGCGTCGCCCTGCCCGACGACATCGACGAGCGGCTGAGCCGGGGCAGCGGCGTGCCCGGCCACAAGCCGTCGATGCTCCAGGATTTCGAGGCGGGGCGCAGCATGGAGATCGACCCCATCGTGACCACCGTCCTGGAGCTGGCCCGCCGCCGCGGCGTGCCGGTGCCGACCATCGAAACATTGTGGGCGCTGACCGCCCTGAAGGAGCGGGTGGCGCGCGCCTGA
- a CDS encoding TRAP transporter large permease subunit codes for MAPIMFATLVGMLLLGYPVAFALAANGLLFGLIGIEIGLFRPDLFQALPERVYGTMNNDVLLAVPFFTFMGLVLERSGMAEDLLDTIGQLFGSIRGGLAYAVIFVGALLAATTGVVAASVISMGLISLPIMLRYGYDRRLASGVIAASGTLAQIIPPSLVLIVMADQLGRSVGDMYEAAFIPGLLLSGLYALYVFVVSMIWPNAAPGLPPEAIAHREPNGTRGVWQLGLLTLFSGAVATWVMGRTDVKSGADYVVLLLSVAVLVAFLAAAFNRGFGARRLVLQTVATAALTAAAAWLTVNEWTTLALIGDSVAAGALYALAVAVVERASGRRLISRMAEQATFVMVPPLALIFLVLGTIFVGLATPTEGGAMGAVGALALAAMKKRLNLDMVRQATYATAKLASFVLFILIGARVFSLTFYGVNGHIWVEELMVSLPGGQMGFLIAVSVMVFLLAFFLDFFELAFIVIPLLAPAADRLGIDLVWFGIILAVNMQTSFMHPPFGFSLFFLRSVAPKVPYIDRITKKETAPVLTSQIYWGAVPFVVIQLVMVALVIAFPQMVMHYKSTATKLDDKQVEEQFKGLGGDLDDDLPPLEFK; via the coding sequence ATGGCGCCGATCATGTTCGCCACGCTGGTCGGCATGCTGCTGCTCGGCTATCCCGTGGCCTTCGCGCTGGCCGCCAACGGGCTGCTGTTCGGCCTGATCGGCATCGAGATCGGTCTGTTCCGCCCCGACCTGTTCCAGGCGCTGCCGGAGCGCGTCTACGGCACGATGAACAACGACGTGCTGCTGGCCGTGCCCTTCTTCACCTTCATGGGTCTGGTGCTGGAGCGGTCCGGCATGGCCGAGGATCTGCTCGACACCATCGGGCAGCTGTTCGGCTCGATCCGCGGCGGTCTGGCCTACGCCGTCATCTTTGTCGGCGCGCTGCTCGCCGCGACGACCGGCGTGGTGGCCGCTTCGGTGATCTCCATGGGCCTGATCTCGCTGCCGATCATGCTGCGCTACGGCTACGACCGCCGCTTGGCGTCGGGCGTCATCGCGGCGTCGGGCACGCTGGCCCAGATCATCCCGCCCTCGCTGGTTCTGATCGTCATGGCCGACCAGCTCGGCCGCTCGGTCGGCGACATGTACGAGGCCGCCTTCATCCCCGGCCTTCTGCTGTCGGGCCTCTACGCCCTCTACGTCTTCGTCGTCTCGATGATCTGGCCCAACGCCGCCCCCGGCCTGCCGCCGGAGGCCATCGCCCATCGCGAGCCGAACGGAACGCGCGGCGTGTGGCAGCTCGGCCTGCTGACCCTGTTCTCGGGTGCGGTCGCCACCTGGGTGATGGGCCGCACCGACGTGAAGTCCGGCGCCGACTACGTCGTGCTGCTGCTCTCGGTGGCGGTGCTGGTCGCCTTCCTGGCGGCGGCGTTCAACCGCGGCTTCGGCGCGCGGCGCCTCGTCCTGCAGACCGTCGCCACGGCGGCGCTGACCGCGGCGGCGGCGTGGCTGACGGTCAACGAATGGACCACCCTGGCCCTGATCGGCGATTCCGTTGCGGCGGGCGCGCTCTACGCGCTGGCGGTCGCGGTGGTGGAGCGGGCGAGCGGCCGGCGCCTGATCTCGCGCATGGCCGAGCAGGCGACTTTCGTCATGGTGCCGCCGCTGGCGCTGATCTTCCTGGTGCTGGGCACCATCTTCGTCGGCCTCGCCACCCCGACCGAGGGCGGCGCCATGGGCGCGGTCGGCGCGCTGGCTCTGGCGGCCATGAAGAAGCGGCTGAACCTCGACATGGTGCGGCAGGCGACCTACGCGACCGCCAAGCTGGCCTCCTTCGTGCTGTTCATCCTGATCGGCGCGCGGGTGTTCTCGCTGACCTTCTACGGCGTCAATGGCCACATCTGGGTCGAGGAGCTGATGGTCTCCCTGCCCGGCGGGCAGATGGGCTTCCTGATCGCCGTCAGCGTGATGGTCTTCCTGCTGGCCTTCTTCCTCGACTTCTTCGAGCTGGCCTTCATCGTCATCCCGCTGCTGGCCCCGGCGGCGGACCGTCTCGGCATCGATCTGGTGTGGTTCGGCATCATCCTGGCGGTGAACATGCAGACCAGCTTCATGCACCCGCCCTTCGGCTTCTCGCTGTTCTTCCTGCGCTCGGTGGCGCCGAAGGTGCCCTACATCGACCGCATCACGAAGAAGGAGACGGCCCCCGTCCTGACCAGCCAGATCTACTGGGGCGCGGTGCCCTTCGTGGTCATCCAGCTCGTCATGGTGGCCCTGGTGATCGCCTTCCCGCAGATGGTCATGCACTACAAGTCGACCGCCACCAAGCTCGACGACAAGCAGGTCGAGGAGCAGTTCAAGGGCCTCGGCGGCGACCTCGACGACGACCTGCCGCCGCTGGAATTCAAGTGA
- a CDS encoding TRAP transporter small permease subunit: MTALVGACRLVDAVTARLGKAISWLIVLAILVSAVNAVVRKTFDVSSNSWLELQWVLFAAVFLLCSPWTLKEDEHIRIDIVNAQLGKRARDTIDLFGHLAFLLPFSFVMMVTSWPFAIASYAIEEQSMNAGGLPQWPAKLLIPLGFTVLFIQGLSELAKRAAIMSGHLEDDNHRAGGHQAAAEAEAERLLAAERERASHPDTLPSR; encoded by the coding sequence ATGACGGCCCTGGTCGGGGCCTGCCGGCTGGTCGACGCGGTCACCGCGCGGCTGGGCAAGGCGATATCCTGGCTGATCGTGCTGGCCATCCTGGTGTCGGCCGTCAACGCCGTCGTCCGCAAGACGTTCGACGTCAGTTCGAATTCGTGGCTCGAGCTGCAATGGGTGCTGTTCGCCGCGGTGTTCCTGCTCTGCTCCCCCTGGACGCTGAAGGAGGACGAGCACATCCGCATCGACATCGTGAACGCGCAGCTTGGCAAGCGCGCCCGCGACACCATCGACCTGTTCGGCCATCTGGCCTTCCTGCTGCCCTTCAGCTTCGTGATGATGGTCACCTCCTGGCCCTTCGCCATCGCCTCCTACGCGATCGAGGAGCAGTCGATGAACGCCGGCGGCCTGCCGCAATGGCCGGCGAAGCTGCTGATTCCGCTGGGTTTCACGGTCCTGTTCATCCAGGGCCTGTCCGAGCTGGCCAAGCGCGCCGCGATCATGTCCGGCCATCTGGAGGACGACAACCACCGGGCCGGCGGCCATCAGGCGGCGGCCGAGGCCGAGGCGGAACGGCTGCTGGCCGCCGAGCGCGAGCGCGCCTCCCACCCCGACACCCTTCCCAGCCGGTGA
- a CDS encoding TRAP transporter substrate-binding protein: MKRRQFFKGAAVVAGASTLAAPAIAQSEPTIRWRCVSSFPKNIEVLYGSAEVMAKNIAEATDGKFQIQVFAAGELVPALQALDAASNDTVEMAHTASYYYVGKDPSFAFGCCLPFGLNTRQQNAWFYHGEGGKLLEEFYAGHNLKALAGGNTGAQMGGWFRKEIKSMEDLKGLKFRISGLGGQILSKLGVVPQQVSGGDIYPALERGTIDAAEFNGPYDDEKLGLYKIAPNYYYPGWWDGTSLQHFFINTNRWNSLPKHYQAALTSAAALANVDSVARYDVLNPAALKRVVEKGAKLRAFPQDVLQASHKAAMDLYDELSDKNPTFKKFYESYRRFQTDSNLWNQASEYAYDSAVLRLARR, from the coding sequence ATGAAGCGCCGTCAATTCTTCAAGGGTGCCGCCGTCGTTGCCGGCGCCTCCACCCTCGCCGCCCCGGCCATCGCCCAGTCGGAGCCGACGATCCGCTGGCGCTGCGTGTCCAGCTTCCCGAAGAACATCGAGGTTCTCTACGGCAGCGCCGAGGTGATGGCGAAGAACATCGCCGAGGCCACCGACGGCAAGTTCCAGATCCAGGTCTTCGCCGCCGGCGAGCTGGTCCCGGCGCTGCAGGCGCTCGACGCCGCCAGCAACGACACGGTGGAGATGGCCCACACCGCGTCCTACTACTATGTCGGCAAGGACCCGAGCTTCGCCTTCGGCTGCTGCCTGCCCTTCGGCCTGAACACCCGCCAGCAGAACGCCTGGTTCTACCACGGCGAGGGCGGCAAGCTGCTGGAGGAGTTCTACGCGGGGCACAATCTGAAGGCGCTCGCCGGCGGCAACACCGGCGCCCAGATGGGCGGCTGGTTCCGCAAGGAAATCAAGAGCATGGAGGACCTCAAGGGTCTGAAGTTCCGCATCTCCGGCCTGGGCGGCCAGATCCTGTCCAAGCTGGGCGTCGTGCCGCAGCAGGTCAGCGGCGGCGACATCTACCCGGCGCTGGAGCGCGGCACCATCGACGCCGCCGAGTTCAACGGCCCGTACGACGACGAGAAGCTCGGCCTCTACAAGATCGCGCCGAACTACTACTACCCGGGCTGGTGGGACGGCACCTCGCTCCAGCACTTCTTCATCAACACGAACCGCTGGAACAGCCTGCCCAAGCATTACCAGGCGGCGCTGACCTCGGCGGCGGCGCTGGCCAACGTCGACAGCGTGGCGCGCTACGACGTGCTGAACCCGGCGGCGCTGAAGCGCGTGGTGGAGAAGGGCGCCAAGCTGCGCGCCTTCCCGCAGGATGTGCTGCAGGCCAGCCACAAGGCGGCCATGGACCTCTACGACGAGCTGTCGGACAAGAACCCGACCTTCAAGAAGTTCTACGAGAGCTACCGCCGCTTCCAGACGGACTCGAACCTGTGGAACCAGGCGTCGGAATACGCCTACGACAGCGCCGTACTCCGTCTCGCCCGGCGCTGA
- a CDS encoding 2-oxoglutarate dehydrogenase E1 component, which produces MSRLSSPLNAAGAAYLEALQERFREDPASVDVSWRAVFQILDELGAVPAGMPAGVPTGDPTVPLRQEEIRQRGHAAAALDPLGRAAPPASSASEDAQTARLRRLYQGTLTLETAHIDDPALRSWLRDAYEGAEAAPPAEARRRALALLTAAEEFERLLAVRYPTKKRFGAEGMETLIPLLDRILAAAAAAGVTEVQVGTMHRGRLSLMANALGKPLVELFAGIKGMHPFLTDPPVPADVPYHMGVESTLSFGERSLALTLSPNPSHLEAINPVTLGRARARQDLERAQGGEAKRVLCVLLHTDASVIGQGSVTEALQLSGVPGFTVAGTIHVIVNNQIGFTTEREEARTSLHCTGLWKAVDSPILHVNADDPDAALRAADLAVAFRQAHGRDAVIDLVGYRRNGHNEIDEPRFTQPLDYKAIDAHPPARALYAQRLAADGLVGPEEAEALAAGHKTRFQEALAAASDHRPNHDGFPGGRWSPFAPAGALPAEPDTGIADDRLRGLLAALAAIPDGLAVDRKVERVIRRRAEEPLDWATGEALAFATLLAEGTPVRLTGQDVVRGAFSHRHFALTDTVTGRRHVSLNHLGVEQARFDVVNSPLSEYAVLGFEYGYSLERPDALVIWEAQFGDFANGAQIMIDQFVVSAEDKWRQPSGLVILLPHGLEGQGPEHSSARPERFLQMAARDNIRVAHPSTPANYFHLLRRQMLRRDRKPLVVLSPKTLLRLPAAVSTLAELAPGTAFQPVIATAGARVERILLCSGKLAYELERERAERGAEAVAVVRLEMLYPLPDAALSALFRRWPGASCAWVQEEPCNLGAWTYLDRRLEALRAAAGCAEPRVACVARDEAASPAGSFHGDHEADQRRLVEQAFAGIAASLPPRETIAAD; this is translated from the coding sequence ATGTCTAGGCTGTCCTCTCCGCTCAACGCCGCCGGAGCCGCCTATCTCGAAGCGTTGCAGGAACGTTTCCGCGAGGACCCCGCGTCGGTGGACGTGAGCTGGCGCGCCGTCTTCCAGATCCTGGACGAGCTGGGCGCCGTTCCCGCCGGAATGCCGGCTGGCGTCCCCACCGGCGATCCGACGGTTCCGCTGCGCCAGGAGGAGATCCGCCAACGCGGCCACGCCGCCGCCGCGCTCGACCCGCTGGGCCGCGCCGCGCCTCCCGCATCCTCCGCGTCCGAGGACGCCCAGACCGCGCGCCTGCGCCGGCTCTATCAGGGCACGCTGACGCTGGAGACCGCGCACATCGACGATCCGGCCCTGCGCTCCTGGCTGCGCGACGCCTATGAGGGGGCGGAAGCCGCTCCGCCGGCCGAGGCGCGCCGCCGCGCGCTGGCGCTGCTGACCGCGGCGGAGGAGTTCGAACGGCTGCTCGCCGTCCGTTACCCGACCAAGAAGCGCTTCGGGGCGGAGGGCATGGAGACGCTGATCCCGCTGCTCGACCGCATCCTCGCGGCGGCGGCGGCGGCGGGCGTCACCGAGGTCCAGGTCGGCACCATGCACCGCGGCCGGCTCAGCCTGATGGCCAACGCGCTGGGCAAGCCGCTGGTCGAGCTGTTCGCCGGCATCAAGGGCATGCACCCCTTCCTCACCGATCCGCCGGTTCCCGCCGACGTGCCCTATCACATGGGGGTGGAGAGCACGCTCTCCTTCGGCGAGCGGTCGCTGGCCCTGACCCTGTCGCCCAACCCGTCGCATCTGGAGGCGATCAACCCGGTCACGCTGGGCCGCGCGCGGGCCCGCCAGGACCTGGAGCGGGCCCAGGGCGGCGAGGCCAAGCGGGTGCTCTGCGTGCTGCTGCACACCGACGCCAGCGTGATCGGCCAGGGCAGCGTGACGGAGGCGCTGCAACTGTCCGGCGTCCCCGGCTTCACCGTCGCCGGGACCATCCACGTCATCGTCAACAACCAGATCGGCTTCACCACCGAGCGGGAGGAGGCGCGGACCTCGCTCCACTGCACCGGCCTGTGGAAGGCGGTGGACAGCCCCATCCTGCACGTCAACGCCGACGATCCCGACGCCGCCCTGCGCGCCGCCGACCTCGCCGTGGCCTTCCGGCAGGCGCACGGGCGCGACGCGGTGATCGACCTCGTCGGCTACCGCCGCAACGGCCACAACGAGATCGACGAGCCGCGCTTCACCCAGCCGCTCGATTACAAGGCGATCGACGCCCACCCGCCGGCCCGCGCTCTCTACGCGCAGCGGCTGGCCGCCGACGGGCTGGTCGGCCCCGAGGAGGCCGAGGCGCTGGCAGCCGGGCACAAGACCCGCTTCCAGGAGGCGCTGGCCGCGGCGTCCGACCACCGGCCGAACCACGACGGCTTCCCCGGCGGGCGCTGGTCGCCCTTCGCCCCGGCCGGCGCGCTTCCCGCCGAACCGGACACCGGCATCGCCGACGACCGGCTGCGCGGGCTGCTGGCGGCGCTGGCCGCCATTCCCGACGGGCTCGCCGTGGACCGCAAGGTGGAGCGCGTCATCCGCCGCCGCGCCGAGGAGCCGCTGGACTGGGCGACCGGCGAGGCGCTGGCCTTCGCCACCCTGCTGGCCGAGGGCACGCCGGTGCGGCTGACCGGTCAGGACGTGGTGCGCGGCGCCTTCTCGCACCGCCACTTCGCGCTGACCGACACCGTCACCGGGCGCCGCCATGTCAGCCTGAACCATCTGGGTGTGGAGCAGGCGCGGTTCGACGTGGTCAACAGCCCGCTGTCGGAATACGCCGTCCTCGGCTTCGAGTACGGCTACAGCCTGGAGCGGCCCGACGCGCTGGTGATCTGGGAGGCGCAGTTCGGCGACTTCGCCAACGGCGCGCAGATCATGATCGACCAGTTCGTCGTCAGCGCCGAGGACAAGTGGCGCCAGCCCTCCGGCCTCGTCATCCTGCTGCCGCACGGGCTGGAGGGGCAGGGGCCGGAGCATTCCTCCGCCCGGCCGGAGCGCTTCCTCCAGATGGCGGCGCGCGACAACATCCGCGTCGCCCATCCCTCCACCCCGGCCAACTACTTCCATCTGCTGCGCCGGCAGATGCTGCGCCGCGACCGCAAGCCGCTGGTGGTGCTGAGCCCGAAGACGCTGCTGCGCCTGCCCGCCGCCGTGTCGACCCTGGCCGAGCTCGCGCCGGGCACCGCCTTCCAGCCGGTCATCGCCACCGCCGGGGCGCGGGTCGAGCGCATCCTGCTGTGCAGCGGCAAGCTGGCCTATGAGCTGGAGCGCGAGCGCGCCGAGCGTGGGGCCGAGGCCGTGGCGGTGGTCCGGCTGGAAATGCTGTATCCTCTGCCCGACGCCGCGCTGTCGGCGCTGTTCCGCCGCTGGCCGGGCGCGTCCTGCGCCTGGGTGCAGGAGGAGCCGTGCAATCTCGGCGCCTGGACCTACCTGGACCGCCGTCTGGAGGCGTTGCGGGCGGCCGCCGGCTGCGCCGAGCCGCGCGTCGCCTGCGTGGCCCGCGACGAGGCGGCCTCGCCCGCCGGCAGCTTCCACGGCGACCACGAGGCCGACCAGCGCCGGCTGGTGGAGCAGGCCTTCGCCGGGATCGCCGCGTCCCTCCCGCCCCGCGAGACCATCGCGGCGGACTGA